The following coding sequences lie in one Phycisphaerae bacterium genomic window:
- a CDS encoding 4-(cytidine 5'-diphospho)-2-C-methyl-D-erythritol kinase → MDLTLQSPAKINWTLRVVGRRPDGYHDIESLVSTITLFDDLAFSERADARFEVICDRQDLPAGQGNLIWRAASVLAAEAGARSGMTCRLTKRIPMGGGLGGGSSNAATTLIGLNRLWGLHWPTDRLLPLAARLGSDVPLFLYGAPVVISGRGEHVRPVPLAWSGWIVLLLPGVSVSTAEVYAAWRPAETPSPPTIATWPTERLPAVRWMEQSYNMLEGPAFQLSPALRAWRDRAAALAGRPVRMSGSGSTLFTAFDEESQARTFADRAAQDLDVDACVVRPLEQN, encoded by the coding sequence ATGGACCTAACGCTTCAATCGCCCGCCAAGATCAACTGGACGCTGCGAGTCGTGGGACGCCGGCCGGATGGCTATCACGACATCGAGTCCCTCGTCAGCACCATCACACTCTTCGACGATCTGGCGTTCTCAGAGAGGGCGGATGCGCGGTTCGAGGTGATCTGTGACCGGCAGGACCTGCCCGCGGGACAAGGCAACCTCATCTGGCGGGCCGCCTCTGTGCTTGCCGCCGAGGCCGGAGCACGGTCGGGAATGACCTGCCGACTCACGAAACGTATTCCGATGGGGGGCGGGCTGGGCGGCGGAAGCTCCAATGCCGCCACCACCCTGATCGGCCTGAACCGGCTCTGGGGCCTCCACTGGCCGACAGATCGCCTCCTGCCACTCGCGGCGCGGCTGGGCAGCGACGTCCCCCTCTTCCTCTACGGTGCTCCGGTCGTCATCAGCGGCCGGGGCGAGCACGTCCGGCCCGTTCCCCTGGCCTGGAGCGGCTGGATCGTCCTCCTGCTGCCGGGTGTGTCGGTCTCAACCGCCGAGGTCTACGCCGCGTGGCGCCCGGCCGAGACACCCTCTCCCCCGACCATCGCCACTTGGCCCACGGAGCGATTGCCGGCGGTCAGGTGGATGGAACAGAGCTACAATATGTTGGAAGGGCCCGCTTTCCAACTGAGCCCGGCCTTGCGCGCGTGGCGCGATCGGGCCGCAGCCCTCGCCGGCCGTCCGGTGCGGATGTCGGGCAGCGGATCGACCTTGTTTACGGCTTTCGACGAGGAGTCCCAGGCTCGGACATTTGCCGACCGAGCGGCCCAAGACCTCGATGTGGACGCTTGCGTGGTACGGCCGTTGGAGCAGAATTGA
- the infA gene encoding translation initiation factor IF-1 has translation MAQAQSIQFEAKVIKALPNAQFIVEAETGGVKHEVLAHIAGKMRKNFIRIVPGDIVTVEVSPYDLGRGRIVYRQR, from the coding sequence GTGGCCCAGGCCCAGAGTATTCAGTTCGAGGCCAAGGTAATCAAGGCCCTGCCCAACGCCCAGTTCATCGTCGAGGCAGAGACCGGCGGAGTCAAGCACGAAGTGCTTGCCCACATTGCCGGCAAGATGCGGAAGAACTTCATCCGCATCGTTCCCGGTGACATCGTGACCGTGGAAGTCTCCCCCTACGATCTGGGACGCGGGCGGATCGTGTATCGCCAGCGGTGA
- a CDS encoding peptidylprolyl isomerase, whose amino-acid sequence MDRVKHTGLVGFIALTTGLVCCWLGCATQEKPVGTPVEQVLESPQTPADPKPGPAPSPAPLASALSVASDPASSPTTQPGEVLALVDGTPIYRSEVDTLLYECHGLTILEHLVLLSAAKKRAGELQLSVTAADVAAAHQDALRRLASPLSASNGPSIDAATAQTLLDQFLAAKNISAREWQLRMEQRAYLAKIAAAEVARMEITEKMLREEYALAYGEKVQVRHIQLGSLAAVTRAKALLASGKDFELVARQLSENEFNAARGGLVSPFTRNDPGIPPLIRETAFSLKEGEVSTAIHEQNTYHLIKLERRFPASNARFESVGKDGLRKSLSDRLSRVRQETLESELAQSAAVDIREPALGRAFAQKRRVERK is encoded by the coding sequence ATGGATCGAGTCAAACACACGGGTCTGGTTGGATTCATCGCCCTGACGACAGGGCTCGTCTGTTGTTGGCTGGGCTGCGCCACGCAGGAGAAGCCGGTGGGCACGCCGGTGGAGCAGGTTCTGGAGTCTCCCCAGACGCCCGCGGACCCCAAGCCGGGCCCGGCTCCATCACCCGCGCCGCTGGCGAGTGCTCTTTCGGTTGCCTCTGACCCGGCTTCTTCCCCAACCACCCAGCCGGGCGAGGTCCTGGCCCTGGTGGACGGCACGCCTATTTACCGATCCGAAGTGGATACACTGCTCTATGAGTGCCATGGCCTGACCATCCTGGAACATCTCGTGCTGCTCAGTGCGGCCAAGAAACGGGCTGGCGAGCTGCAGCTGAGCGTCACCGCCGCCGATGTGGCCGCCGCTCATCAGGACGCTCTTCGCCGGCTGGCCTCCCCGCTGAGCGCCTCCAACGGCCCAAGCATTGATGCCGCGACCGCTCAGACGCTTCTCGATCAGTTCCTGGCCGCCAAGAACATCTCCGCGCGCGAGTGGCAGCTGCGCATGGAGCAGCGGGCATACTTGGCCAAGATCGCTGCCGCCGAAGTGGCCAGGATGGAGATCACCGAGAAGATGCTCCGTGAGGAATATGCCTTGGCTTACGGCGAGAAGGTCCAGGTGCGTCACATCCAACTCGGTTCGCTGGCCGCGGTCACCAGGGCGAAGGCCCTGCTTGCCAGCGGGAAAGACTTCGAACTGGTTGCCCGGCAGTTGAGCGAGAACGAGTTCAACGCGGCTCGAGGCGGGTTGGTCTCACCGTTCACGCGAAATGACCCGGGCATTCCGCCACTCATCCGCGAGACCGCTTTCAGCCTCAAAGAGGGCGAAGTCTCAACCGCCATCCATGAACAGAACACCTATCACCTCATCAAGCTGGAACGTCGGTTCCCCGCCAGCAACGCCAGATTCGAGAGCGTCGGCAAGGACGGGCTTCGCAAGAGCCTGAGCGACCGGCTGAGCCGCGTTCGGCAGGAGACGCTGGAGAGTGAGCTCGCTCAGTCAGCTGCTGTCGACATCCGCGAGCCCGCCCTGGGCCGCGCTTTCGCGCAGAAACGCAGAGTGGAGAGGAAGTAG
- a CDS encoding MFS transporter has product MSHQTTNSGATSTDGAGSPSQRWYQGMSNYHWWVLFIGALAWTLDTMAQRIFVLARAPALGDLTSLDQTAALVRTYGNYATAAMMIGWAVGGFYFGIVGDKWGRAKTLSMSVLIYSLFTGLSGFSVYWWDFCCWRFLMGCGIGGAFATAATLIAETLPSHSRPFALGMFQALSAVGNITASALAWTLVLPESFYLKGLCADGYLSSLFPNGIPGWRLLFFLGAVPAVLVFLIMKTIKEPETWLAARQNAQDKLHKQMGDIRSMFTDPRWRRNTLAGVALASAGVVGLWGVGFWSPELINEAFKGSGLTREKIGTVKALGTLLQDVGAFFGMFVFTILATRFGRKISFGASFAVALIVVAAVFLTLRQEWQVYVLLPLVGFVTLSVFGGYSIYFPEIYPTRLRSSGTAFCYNAARVLTAAILLFSNLLTDFLRNVGVVEVFRWGAVVLCGFYLLGLLALIWAPETKDRPLPED; this is encoded by the coding sequence ATGAGCCATCAGACCACCAATTCTGGCGCAACGTCAACCGATGGGGCCGGATCACCGAGCCAGCGGTGGTACCAGGGCATGTCGAATTACCACTGGTGGGTCTTGTTCATCGGAGCCCTGGCCTGGACGCTGGATACCATGGCCCAGCGAATCTTCGTCCTCGCCCGCGCCCCCGCCTTGGGTGACCTGACCAGTCTGGATCAAACCGCCGCCTTGGTTCGCACCTACGGCAACTACGCCACCGCCGCGATGATGATCGGCTGGGCGGTCGGCGGCTTCTACTTCGGGATCGTGGGCGACAAGTGGGGGCGGGCCAAGACGCTCTCGATGTCGGTACTCATCTACTCGCTTTTCACCGGACTGTCCGGCTTCTCCGTCTACTGGTGGGACTTTTGCTGCTGGCGGTTCCTGATGGGCTGCGGCATCGGCGGAGCCTTCGCGACCGCGGCTACCCTGATCGCCGAGACTCTACCGTCCCATTCTCGGCCGTTTGCCCTGGGCATGTTCCAGGCCCTGTCCGCCGTGGGCAACATCACCGCCTCGGCGCTGGCCTGGACGCTGGTCTTGCCCGAGAGCTTCTATCTGAAGGGCCTCTGCGCCGACGGCTACCTGAGTAGCCTCTTCCCCAACGGCATCCCCGGCTGGCGATTGCTGTTCTTCCTCGGGGCTGTGCCGGCCGTGCTCGTGTTCTTGATCATGAAGACCATCAAGGAGCCGGAAACCTGGCTTGCGGCGCGACAGAACGCCCAGGACAAGCTCCACAAACAGATGGGCGACATACGCAGCATGTTCACCGATCCGCGTTGGCGGCGAAACACGCTGGCCGGTGTGGCCCTGGCCTCTGCAGGCGTCGTGGGTCTGTGGGGCGTCGGCTTTTGGTCTCCGGAACTGATCAACGAGGCGTTCAAGGGTTCCGGCCTGACCAGGGAGAAGATCGGCACGGTCAAGGCCCTGGGCACGCTGCTCCAGGATGTCGGGGCTTTCTTCGGCATGTTCGTGTTCACCATCCTGGCTACCCGGTTCGGCCGGAAAATCAGCTTCGGAGCTTCATTTGCCGTGGCGTTGATCGTTGTCGCTGCGGTATTCCTCACCCTCAGGCAGGAGTGGCAGGTCTACGTGCTGCTGCCCCTCGTGGGCTTCGTGACCCTGAGCGTGTTTGGTGGCTACTCGATCTATTTCCCAGAGATCTATCCAACTCGTCTGAGATCGAGTGGCACGGCCTTCTGCTACAACGCCGCTCGTGTGTTGACCGCCGCCATCCTGCTGTTCTCGAACCTGCTGACCGACTTCCTGCGGAACGTCGGCGTGGTCGAGGTCTTCCGCTGGGGGGCGGTGGTGCTCTGCGGGTTCTATCTGCTGGGACTGCTTGCGTTGATCTGGGCGCCGGAAACCAAGGACCGGCCCCTGCCGGAGGATTGA
- a CDS encoding GNAT family N-acetyltransferase, with amino-acid sequence MLIRLARPADLVAINDIYNYDVLQSNCTYQTKPESPDERRAWFEEHGEGHPVTVAERSGEVVGWGSLSSFRSRAAYARIGGGRYRGQSPAPKESFSPAA; translated from the coding sequence GTGCTGATTCGACTTGCGAGGCCGGCCGATCTCGTGGCCATCAACGACATCTACAACTACGACGTGCTGCAATCCAACTGTACCTACCAGACCAAGCCGGAGTCGCCGGATGAGCGGCGTGCGTGGTTCGAGGAACACGGCGAAGGGCATCCGGTGACGGTGGCGGAGCGTTCGGGCGAGGTTGTCGGATGGGGCTCCCTGTCGTCGTTTCGTTCCCGCGCCGCCTATGCCCGGATCGGTGGAGGCCGTTACCGAGGTCAGAGTCCGGCGCCGAAGGAGTCGTTCTCGCCCGCGGCCTGA
- a CDS encoding PEP-CTERM sorting domain-containing protein (PEP-CTERM proteins occur, often in large numbers, in the proteomes of bacteria that also encode an exosortase, a predicted intramembrane cysteine proteinase. The presence of a PEP-CTERM domain at a protein's C-terminus predicts cleavage within the sorting domain, followed by covalent anchoring to some some component of the (usually Gram-negative) cell surface. Many PEP-CTERM proteins exhibit an unusual sequence composition that includes large numbers of potential glycosylation sites. Expression of one such protein has been shown restore the ability of a bacterium to form floc, a type of biofilm.), with product MRVSNWSARIVSVMAVLVAAGVAAAGNVPAGVTGLWRFQTSEDKLKATVGTDLTTSNPENSTWMPGPMVVIEPGMSDAGVVQELSWHYLTVTHNIGANGGGSCVNQYTVAVDYLQTTETAMWNGNYYNSLFQTNMGNSNDGDLFIKGPSRTESVIGTADTGYSTLTFDSSQWHRIVWSVDNSSFFRVYVDGALYLDGPAQGVDGRFSLDPTFLLFADNDWEDAWGLVATAAVWNRALTTGEIAGMGSTTTALIVPEPAAMSLLLVLGGLFGLTRRVGK from the coding sequence GTGAGAGTATCTAACTGGTCTGCACGTATCGTCTCGGTCATGGCGGTTCTTGTGGCGGCGGGTGTGGCGGCTGCTGGCAATGTCCCAGCAGGCGTCACCGGGCTCTGGCGGTTCCAAACCAGCGAAGACAAGCTGAAGGCAACCGTGGGTACAGACCTGACCACCAGCAATCCCGAAAACAGTACCTGGATGCCGGGTCCCATGGTTGTCATCGAGCCGGGGATGAGCGACGCGGGTGTCGTTCAGGAACTGAGCTGGCACTACCTGACGGTCACGCACAACATCGGCGCCAACGGCGGCGGCAGCTGCGTGAATCAGTACACCGTCGCTGTCGACTACCTCCAGACAACGGAAACGGCCATGTGGAACGGCAATTACTACAACAGCCTGTTCCAGACCAACATGGGCAACTCCAATGACGGCGATCTGTTCATCAAGGGGCCGTCTCGCACCGAATCCGTCATCGGCACCGCTGATACAGGCTACTCAACCCTGACCTTCGATTCGTCCCAATGGCACCGAATCGTCTGGTCCGTCGACAACAGCAGCTTCTTCAGAGTCTATGTTGACGGCGCGCTGTACCTCGACGGCCCCGCTCAGGGCGTTGACGGCAGGTTCTCCCTCGATCCGACTTTCCTGCTCTTCGCGGACAACGACTGGGAGGACGCCTGGGGACTCGTCGCCACAGCCGCAGTGTGGAATCGCGCCTTGACGACTGGCGAGATCGCCGGGATGGGCAGCACCACTACCGCGCTGATCGTTCCGGAACCGGCGGCCATGTCACTCCTGCTCGTCCTTGGCGGGCTCTTCGGTTTGACCCGGCGCGTCGGCAAGTAA
- a CDS encoding ABC transporter ATP-binding protein, whose translation MDAVLAIEDLAKTYRMGGQVIRALDGVSLRVAAGRLVAIMGASGSGKSTLLHLSGGLDTCDRGTVRVEGLDITHMWDRSRTLFRRRRVGIIFQAYNLLPTLTAAENIAVPLLVDGVPGADIRRRVGDIMRLVHIDHRSEHRPQAMSGGEQQRVAIARALLNDPALILADEPTGNLDSVNAAEIWQLLRHLAHELNKTVLMVTHEPVAASYADEIHVLKDGKLIGSIEGVELGDAALVATRYAKLAG comes from the coding sequence ATGGACGCGGTACTAGCAATCGAGGATCTGGCCAAGACTTACCGCATGGGCGGTCAGGTCATCAGGGCCCTGGACGGCGTGTCGCTGAGGGTGGCGGCGGGCCGGCTGGTTGCGATCATGGGGGCCAGCGGCTCGGGCAAGAGCACGCTGCTTCACCTCTCGGGTGGATTGGACACCTGCGACCGCGGCACGGTCCGGGTCGAGGGTCTGGACATCACCCACATGTGGGATCGCAGCCGCACGCTCTTTCGCCGGCGGCGGGTCGGGATCATCTTCCAGGCGTACAATCTCCTGCCCACGCTCACCGCGGCCGAGAACATCGCCGTACCCCTGCTCGTGGACGGCGTGCCCGGCGCGGACATCCGTCGCAGGGTGGGTGACATCATGCGGCTGGTGCACATTGACCACCGTTCCGAGCATCGCCCCCAGGCCATGTCCGGTGGTGAGCAGCAGCGCGTGGCTATCGCCCGGGCCCTGCTGAACGATCCGGCCCTGATCCTGGCCGACGAGCCGACCGGCAACCTCGATTCGGTCAACGCGGCGGAGATCTGGCAGTTGCTCCGTCATCTGGCCCACGAACTCAACAAGACGGTCCTCATGGTCACACACGAACCGGTGGCGGCCTCCTACGCGGACGAGATCCACGTGCTCAAGGACGGCAAGCTCATCGGCTCGATCGAGGGAGTAGAACTCGGCGATGCGGCACTGGTGGCAACTCGGTACGCGAAACTGGCGGGCTAA
- a CDS encoding SpoVG family protein: protein MEITEVRIKLVENARERLRAFCSITLDGAFVIRDLKIIDGTNGVFVAMPSRKLMDRCPRCGSKNHLRSRFCNDCGASLNENRAPKDTQGRAKLHADVAHPINAACREQVQKAVVEAYQAEQEKAKSPDYKPAKFDDFDDYEDVEDLAAPIPAEAAPAPQPKPAREPRPQPRETPPAPVADARAGEGRKITGDHFGDYNSLIADLKRDAQSRRQPNGRGSDADHPATTDQTAEDSGTRREATPPAPRPSRADRGSSETAGPKAPTVPPPPQAAGENDSFGAGL, encoded by the coding sequence ATGGAAATCACGGAAGTACGGATCAAATTGGTGGAGAACGCACGAGAGCGACTTCGGGCTTTCTGCAGCATCACCCTGGACGGCGCGTTCGTCATCCGCGACCTGAAAATCATCGATGGCACAAACGGCGTGTTTGTGGCCATGCCTTCGCGCAAGTTGATGGACAGGTGTCCCCGGTGCGGTTCGAAGAACCATCTGAGATCCCGGTTCTGCAACGATTGCGGTGCCTCCCTGAACGAGAACCGGGCCCCCAAGGACACTCAGGGCCGAGCCAAGCTCCACGCCGATGTGGCCCACCCCATTAACGCCGCCTGCCGCGAGCAGGTCCAGAAGGCGGTCGTCGAGGCCTACCAGGCCGAGCAGGAGAAAGCCAAATCACCCGACTACAAGCCTGCCAAGTTCGACGATTTCGACGACTATGAGGACGTGGAGGATCTTGCCGCCCCCATTCCCGCGGAAGCCGCGCCTGCCCCCCAGCCCAAGCCGGCTCGCGAGCCTCGACCTCAGCCTAGGGAAACGCCGCCCGCCCCCGTGGCCGATGCCCGCGCCGGGGAAGGCAGGAAGATAACCGGCGACCACTTCGGCGACTACAACTCGCTCATCGCCGATCTCAAACGCGATGCCCAAAGCCGGCGCCAGCCCAACGGAAGAGGATCCGACGCGGACCACCCGGCCACGACTGACCAGACGGCCGAGGATTCCGGTACACGCCGCGAGGCCACTCCTCCCGCTCCGCGCCCGTCACGGGCCGATCGCGGTTCTTCCGAGACGGCTGGGCCTAAGGCGCCCACCGTCCCTCCGCCACCTCAGGCCGCGGGCGAGAACGACTCCTTCGGCGCCGGACTCTGA
- a CDS encoding metallophosphoesterase encodes MRIVATADLHYDITRSREPTRLIAEEICGLEADALLVLGDVAGRDSGIVLEALRLFDRFKGRKFFVAGNHDIWTGPGGDSLDKLERELPAICRQAGFHPLDIEPAVLGHVGLVGSIGWYDFSYRPRQLGIPLRFYEAKIAPGAADRLPGFQHLLADRSDVPEAAFSIGTRWMDGEHTRLRMTDVEFCQRLVDRLSRHLTEVAGQCDPIVVGMHHVPFAELVPATDTPSWAFAGAFLGSDWFGRALLGQPKVRMLVCGHSHRLDRLRCGHIECINVGCTYLAKRYEVLDL; translated from the coding sequence ATGCGGATCGTTGCCACCGCCGACCTTCACTACGATATCACTCGCAGTCGCGAGCCGACCCGACTTATTGCCGAGGAGATCTGCGGGCTCGAGGCCGATGCCCTACTGGTCCTTGGCGATGTCGCCGGGCGAGACTCGGGCATTGTACTGGAGGCCCTTCGGCTTTTCGACCGCTTCAAGGGGCGGAAGTTCTTCGTGGCTGGCAACCATGACATCTGGACGGGCCCTGGCGGCGACTCCCTTGACAAACTGGAACGCGAGCTGCCCGCGATCTGCCGTCAGGCAGGCTTCCACCCTCTCGACATCGAGCCGGCGGTGCTCGGCCATGTTGGCCTGGTCGGCTCGATCGGATGGTACGATTTCAGCTACCGGCCACGGCAGCTGGGGATTCCGCTCCGCTTCTATGAGGCTAAAATCGCTCCGGGAGCCGCTGATCGCCTCCCCGGCTTCCAGCACCTGCTGGCCGATCGATCGGATGTGCCCGAAGCGGCTTTCAGTATCGGCACCCGCTGGATGGACGGCGAACACACTCGGCTCAGGATGACCGACGTCGAGTTCTGCCAGCGACTGGTGGATCGGCTCAGCCGACATCTGACGGAAGTGGCCGGGCAGTGCGATCCAATCGTCGTGGGAATGCATCACGTGCCTTTTGCCGAGTTGGTGCCCGCTACGGACACCCCCTCCTGGGCGTTTGCCGGCGCGTTCCTGGGCAGCGATTGGTTCGGAAGGGCGCTGCTGGGACAACCGAAAGTCCGCATGCTCGTGTGCGGCCACAGCCATAGGCTGGACCGGCTTCGGTGCGGGCATATCGAGTGCATCAACGTGGGATGCACCTATCTGGCCAAAAGATACGAAGTGCTTGATCTCTGA
- a CDS encoding FtsX-like permease family protein, with protein MRHWWQLGTRNWRAKPGRTAGALAAIALGVGVVIWVTCAYESVRLALRDQVWLWVGKSHAAIESGYGADGNVFQSVSEEVRRIPNVKHVTYQLKRRMLLRRLDPTTSRPETDLPLAVPTSQPPPLASLPADVAFDDEADPSMLDQLVQAIGIEPDLEYIFRDYDQERVAGRMLRQDDTDAAVIDYQFANMLGLKLGDKFTLRAAALNEYDRPTESVAVFTVVGTLKHRRVAKTQRPVVLAKLDRIQALSGYGRDPKRVTKIDVILENTTDQAIVRAESDLSMIVRKYQEGYLVTSSRAKMRQVQMAQDQTGVVMGMFSTVALFTALFTILSTLSMGMVERIGQMGTLRCLGMTRVQMALLVLGEALPTGIVGILLGIPVGLGLAKMSVWLAPEYIGELAINKSGLALALAGGLATTLAGALLPMMQALRVSPLAASRPQAQPPSGILAWLAALFGVAMIVTHSVMLVRIPANQWFLKPHLSFIGVGLLFTGYGLIMPLTIRLVGPLAVHLMTVVLALPRRLLGDQIGRAVWRSSAICCGLMVGLSLIVTLVVLSASLAAGWDFPKNFCEAFVYTLPPIDWTVADQARRTEGVRNSNIKGKEECALINTGIKCRTIGAGLFDFPVSLFVAGDPEEFFRIAKLEFVEGNRDEAEAKLKRGGYILVTPEFVRTKKKTYKDKVLVRQGALFGQGRYFEIAGVVTSPALDIAANYFNAGDMLVAAAVHVVLGTLDDASKVFGLPRQTSLFLVNFDIPFSAHVPPEFKEARPPLTSDPLRMVSQLRSWAPLMPERKAEIDLIMGDVENRQASPGSRVAWDQVPLLRLFREALTPQLAPPWPDLTPEERWQTYREELVMRLIARRTGSSNTMHASVRALKSQIDHDLGRATRLCSAIPIVALIVAALGVANLMMANVTNRIRQIAMLRSVGATRWQITRLVIGEALVLGVLGSLIGVALGMHAAFGINAMTEAIWGFRPEATVPWGWLSLAIGLTLTVCLIAGVLPARRAASTNIIDALRTT; from the coding sequence ATGCGGCACTGGTGGCAACTCGGTACGCGAAACTGGCGGGCTAAGCCCGGACGGACAGCCGGTGCCCTCGCTGCCATCGCCCTCGGCGTTGGCGTGGTGATCTGGGTGACTTGCGCCTATGAGTCCGTGCGGCTGGCCCTTCGTGATCAGGTCTGGCTGTGGGTGGGTAAGAGCCACGCCGCCATTGAAAGCGGTTACGGAGCCGACGGCAACGTCTTCCAGTCGGTCAGCGAAGAAGTCCGGAGGATCCCCAACGTCAAGCACGTGACCTACCAGCTCAAGCGGCGAATGCTGCTTCGGAGGCTCGATCCGACCACCTCCCGCCCGGAGACCGATCTCCCTCTTGCGGTCCCCACTTCTCAGCCCCCGCCGCTCGCCAGTCTGCCGGCCGACGTTGCCTTCGACGACGAAGCGGACCCCAGCATGCTCGATCAACTCGTGCAGGCCATCGGCATCGAGCCGGATCTCGAGTACATCTTCCGCGACTACGACCAGGAGCGTGTTGCGGGACGAATGCTGCGGCAGGACGACACCGACGCGGCGGTGATTGACTACCAGTTCGCCAACATGCTCGGCCTCAAGCTCGGCGACAAGTTCACCCTGCGCGCGGCGGCCCTCAACGAATATGACCGCCCGACCGAGTCGGTGGCCGTGTTCACCGTGGTCGGCACGCTCAAGCACCGCCGGGTGGCCAAGACTCAGCGTCCGGTAGTACTGGCCAAGCTCGATCGCATCCAAGCACTGTCCGGCTATGGACGCGATCCGAAGCGGGTCACCAAGATCGATGTAATCCTGGAGAACACCACAGACCAGGCGATCGTCCGGGCCGAGTCCGATTTGAGCATGATCGTTCGCAAGTACCAGGAGGGTTACCTGGTTACCTCCTCGCGTGCCAAGATGAGACAGGTCCAGATGGCCCAGGATCAGACTGGTGTGGTCATGGGAATGTTCTCCACCGTAGCCCTTTTCACCGCCCTGTTCACCATTCTCTCGACGCTGAGCATGGGGATGGTGGAACGGATCGGCCAGATGGGCACACTCCGCTGTCTGGGCATGACCCGTGTCCAGATGGCCCTCCTGGTCCTGGGCGAAGCCTTGCCAACTGGCATTGTCGGCATCCTCCTCGGTATCCCGGTTGGACTGGGTCTCGCCAAGATGAGCGTCTGGCTGGCCCCCGAGTACATCGGTGAATTGGCGATCAACAAGTCCGGGCTGGCCCTCGCCCTGGCCGGCGGGCTCGCTACAACGCTGGCCGGTGCGTTGCTGCCGATGATGCAGGCCCTGCGCGTCTCACCCTTGGCCGCTTCCCGGCCCCAGGCCCAGCCCCCTTCGGGCATTCTAGCCTGGCTGGCGGCGCTTTTTGGCGTCGCGATGATTGTCACTCACTCGGTGATGCTGGTTCGCATTCCCGCCAACCAGTGGTTCCTCAAGCCCCACCTCAGCTTCATCGGCGTAGGGCTTCTGTTCACCGGTTACGGGCTGATCATGCCCCTGACCATCCGACTGGTGGGCCCGCTCGCGGTTCATCTGATGACCGTCGTCCTCGCCCTGCCCCGGCGGCTGCTGGGCGACCAGATCGGGCGGGCGGTATGGCGCTCGTCGGCCATCTGCTGCGGACTGATGGTCGGGCTATCACTCATCGTCACGCTGGTCGTCCTAAGCGCCTCCCTGGCGGCCGGATGGGATTTCCCGAAAAACTTCTGCGAGGCCTTTGTGTACACCCTGCCCCCGATCGACTGGACCGTGGCCGACCAGGCCAGGCGGACGGAAGGCGTCAGGAACTCCAACATCAAGGGCAAGGAGGAATGCGCCCTCATCAATACCGGCATCAAATGCCGGACCATTGGCGCCGGGCTCTTCGACTTCCCCGTTTCTCTCTTTGTCGCCGGCGATCCGGAGGAGTTTTTCCGGATCGCCAAGCTCGAGTTCGTCGAGGGCAACCGCGATGAGGCCGAGGCCAAGCTCAAGCGCGGCGGCTACATCCTGGTCACGCCCGAGTTTGTCCGTACCAAGAAAAAGACTTACAAGGACAAGGTGCTCGTCCGGCAAGGCGCCCTGTTCGGTCAAGGACGCTACTTCGAGATCGCCGGCGTGGTCACCAGCCCGGCCCTGGACATCGCCGCCAACTACTTCAATGCCGGGGACATGCTGGTTGCAGCCGCGGTCCACGTCGTGCTCGGCACGTTGGACGATGCCAGCAAGGTCTTCGGGCTGCCCCGCCAGACGAGCCTGTTCCTGGTCAACTTCGACATCCCCTTCTCGGCCCACGTGCCGCCTGAGTTCAAGGAAGCCAGACCACCGCTGACCAGCGACCCGCTTCGAATGGTCAGCCAGCTGAGATCGTGGGCTCCTTTGATGCCCGAACGAAAGGCCGAGATCGACTTGATCATGGGTGATGTCGAGAATCGCCAGGCCAGCCCCGGCAGCCGCGTCGCCTGGGACCAGGTACCTCTCCTTCGCCTCTTCCGCGAGGCCCTCACGCCGCAACTGGCTCCTCCCTGGCCCGATCTCACCCCGGAAGAGCGATGGCAGACCTACCGCGAGGAGCTGGTGATGCGGCTGATCGCCAGGCGGACCGGCAGCTCCAACACCATGCACGCCTCGGTCCGGGCACTCAAGTCCCAGATCGACCACGATCTGGGCCGAGCGACCCGGCTCTGCTCGGCGATTCCAATCGTGGCCCTGATCGTGGCCGCCCTGGGCGTGGCCAACCTCATGATGGCCAACGTCACCAACCGCATCCGTCAGATCGCCATGCTCCGATCCGTCGGAGCTACCCGGTGGCAGATCACCCGACTGGTCATCGGTGAAGCCCTAGTGCTGGGTGTCCTTGGATCGCTGATCGGCGTCGCCCTGGGGATGCACGCCGCCTTCGGCATTAACGCCATGACCGAGGCCATCTGGGGTTTCCGCCCCGAGGCGACCGTTCCCTGGGGCTGGCTCAGCCTCGCCATCGGCCTGACCCTGACCGTATGCCTGATCGCAGGTGTTCTCCCTGCCCGGCGAGCCGCCAGCACGAACATCATCGACGCGTTGCGCACGACCTGA